One segment of Balaenoptera ricei isolate mBalRic1 chromosome 8, mBalRic1.hap2, whole genome shotgun sequence DNA contains the following:
- the LOC132369639 gene encoding protein transport protein Sec61 subunit gamma, with amino-acid sequence MDQVMQFVEPSRQFVKDSIRLVKRCTKPDRKEFQKIAMATAIGFAIMGFIGFFVKLIHIPINNIIVGG; translated from the coding sequence ATGGATCAGGTAATGCAGTTCGTTGAGCCAAGTCGGCAGTTTGTGAAGGACTCAATTCGGCTGGTTAAAAGATGCACCAAACCGGATCGAAAAGAATTCCAGAAGATTGCCATGGCAACTGCAATAGGATTTGCCATAATGGGATTCATTGGCTTTTTTGTGAAATTGATCCATATTCCTATTAATAACATCATTGTTGGTGGCTGA